Part of the Bacteroidales bacterium genome is shown below.
TTCTTCATACTTTTAAAAACAGTTAGAGATAATATTTTAAGTATTAGGTTGCAAAATTAGAAAACCAACTTCAGCAACAAGTTGAAAATGCCAAAATTAAGATTAATTAACGAGCAAAGTGAGCTTTAGCTTAGATTTTCAGATTGATTTCAGATTTAGCGATGCATCAAAAACCTCAACAAGGGTCATTCCCTGGTTGAGCAGAAGTGCAGGAAGACCAGATTTTATAGCGCCTTTGACGTTTTGCGGACTGTCATCGATAAATAAAGTCTCTTCCGGATTGAGCCTGCTGTCTTTCATCACGAATTCATAAATTTCTCTTCCGGGTTTCCTCAAACCAATTTTAAACGACCAATAGGTTTTAAAAAATAATGAATCAAAATCAAGCCCGAAGTTCTCTTTAAACTCTTTGATAAAAAGCGCGTAATGGATGCTATTTGTATTGCTCAGCAAATAAAGATTGTAATGAGTCCGCAAATCTTTGAGAAGTTTTACGACCTGATCGGAAAAACCAACCAGAATGCTGTTCCAGGCATGATAAATCTTTTCTTTACTCAAATCATCTTTCCCAATTAATTTTTTAAGTTCAAAAAGCATTTCATCCGGACTGATCTGACCACATTCGAATTGTTCGAAAAGCGAACTTT
Proteins encoded:
- a CDS encoding HAD family phosphatase, whose translation is MNFKPENITNLILDFGGVIYRIDHYKQIEAFSALGIGNFGMLYSHAIQSSLFEQFECGQISPDEMLFELKKLIGKDDLSKEKIYHAWNSILVGFSDQVVKLLKDLRTHYNLYLLSNTNSIHYALFIKEFKENFGLDFDSLFFKTYWSFKIGLRKPGREIYEFVMKDSRLNPEETLFIDDSPQNVKGAIKSGLPALLLNQGMTLVEVFDASLNLKSI